In Leptodactylus fuscus isolate aLepFus1 chromosome 9, aLepFus1.hap2, whole genome shotgun sequence, the genomic window accacactactccactgtcttcacaggagcatgcgcacgttacacacatacacaatgtgtTGCCAGCACACCACCATTTACTGCCTCCAGCTTAGGCAGAAGCACCGGACACACTGGCTCCAGGCCGCAACACTCCCCGACGCCActctcacctccctgctgtttgctgttgatgatctatccacccgcccgacactggtaagttcccaTACCATTCTTGCATTGCCAGGACCTCTGGCCTGTATACTACGCCTCCGAAATCGGCCACTAATATGTTACAtgaaaaagtctcacgtattctctaacttacaacaaaaacaacatatcaacgtacatttcatatcccataccttacgcTCCATAATAATCTTACCCATCTACCTCCGTAGCCTATCTCTCTACTTAGCCTCCCCAACAGACCTCCCACTAACTTGCACCACAGTTCACCCCCTTAGTATGGCCCATGCTGCTGATGTTCCTATGCCAAccgcccgccatagccgccgcTTATTGGCATACCACCGCTGACTTCATTTCTACTGGCTGGGCTCCGTGCCGGCACATGCCGGCGCTTTGGCTGTGGCAGGTGCCCGGGAGCCGCACGCCCCATATAGCCTGCTCAACCCCCGTGATGTCCCCCATCGTTGCCCACATTCCGTAGTCCGCCGCCTTCTCTGACCTGTACCGCGCCGAGCCGCACGCCCGACATAGCCTGCTCAACCCCCGTGATGTCCCCTATTCTTGCCCACATTCCGTAGTCCGCCGCCTTCTCCGAGCTGTACCGCGGCGAGCCGCACGCCCGACATAGCCTGCTCAACCCCCGTCATGTCCCCCATTCTTGGCCACAATCCGTACTCTGCCACCTTCTCTTACCTGTACCGCGCCGCCGGTCTGTCCCCCGCTGCGCGTAGGCATCCTCCTGCTGATCTCTGCCACCTACACTGAGCTATGCTGCCGCCGGCAGGTTACTATAGCAGCCACCGGGTCTCCCACGCCTCCCACTCAGCTGACTCTGTCCAGGCTGCTGGCACAAttatgcaatgcactgcaatacattagtattgcaatgcattgcattcttCAGCACACCCCCTGGTGTTCTCCAACCCTATTGTTTTGCAACCTGCTGCATGCAGCCTGTAAAACTCATTTGCATTGTTTAACACACCATGTAAATGTATTAGCATTGGCACACAAGACATTGCTGctgagaccccctggggttcaagatccctaggAGGTCTCATATATGCAACACACAatcaaaaaataaacaattaaaaataataataattaaaaaaattactgtgaaacacacacatcttACCTAGCCCCGCCTCCGAAATCGGCCACTAATATGTTACAtgaaaaagtctcacgtattctctaacttacaacaaaaacaacatatcaacttacatttcatatcccataccttttacacactactaaaaccttgccCGCGATTgaatttacacacttctacaatcaccgcagacgaagtcgtgtgtaccagctagtataatatataacaaatgtaaaatatgtaaaaaaaaatattaaaatttttaccaaaaaagaaatattgatcatttgaaaattatttttaaaCAATAAAGTACAGTGCTTAGCAAAAAGTTACTTAAAATGATGACAGTAAAGCAAAACCATTACCCAGATATCAGTTCCCCTGGAGAGATCCATAAATCACCCTTTTATTATTACAACAGTCTTTGAGTATAAGCTTATACTTGTGTACTGATTTAGTTAATTGCTTGCGTTTTTCGTATGGAGGTTTTGTCTTCTGTTGTAGTAATATCTTTGAGCCACAAGACCCGCGGCCAAGATACCGATAACACAAATCGTTGTGCTGAAAATTGATAGCGGAACGTTGAAGCCGTCGGCCTCACTCTTCTCTCCTGCAAAAGGAAAGAAAATAAGTTGACATGATGTGACCCTATAAATGACGGAACTTTTTATGAGTTTGTTGCAGGTGTACATATAAGTTATTATGCAAAGGCCCGGGctctaagtggtatacagcactgtgcaaatATTTTAGGTAGATGTGAAATAAAATCTGCACAgtaagaaatagaagggttaatagtgtatttttgtcaatgaacaaaattaagtgaatgataAAGAAATGTaagtcccatcaatatttggcgtgacctttgccctttgccttccatcaatccttctcggtacttgcagacagtttttggcagcatttggcagggaggttgttcccaccatcttgaatCTGCTGTGGATgttacttgctccaatccttctgtctcttcatgtcatcccagacagactggatgatgttgagatcagggctatatacaTGGGGGGCCATATCATTgcatccaggactcctcctccaaaggacaaaggtcacaccaaatattgatgggatttacatttatttgcttcattcacttaatttttttaattgacaaaaatagactattaacccttctatttcagaAACCTTTCTTcgtttgcagtattttttccactcatgcctaaaacctttgcaccctACTGTACATGTGAGTCATTATTATGCCAGGGCCATTGTCTGGTTCCCTGTTACACATTTTGCATTGAGTTCTTAGAGTTTCAAGCTACAGCAATGGCCCAGGTTGGTTTTAATACTATCTAAGATATCTGCTCTTCTGAACCTCTGCACGTATACAACATGGACGCTACACACAATGGGTGGCGGTTGTATCATTATTGCTGGGGACATGTGAAGTACTTACCGGATTGTAACACGATTGGACCCAGAGACAATATATCAGAGCCTACTACTTCTTCATCCTTCAAGCTTCGGACATCACGTCTCTGTCTGGTGGTGATACAGCCTTTCGTGCAGCGATTCGGGGAGGTCCCGTTGTGACAGATGATAACATTACCGGTCAGGTAGACTTCATGGAAATGATCAAACTTAAATGCATGGAAACTTAAGAGTTGTCGCCTCTGGTCCAGTGTGGGCAGAACTTGTAATGTTGAATCCTTTCTGCAACTGAGAACAAGAGTTTAAATATAGCGCCTCCGCAgggaaaatgaagtattacagaGTCTTAAAAAATTATCTTCCTGTTTGATACACTAATGTCCCTGGTCCTCCAGTTTTAAAGGTGCTTGGTCTCCCATTCTTCTCCATTCTTAACCAAGTGAACAAACCCCACACAGATGAAAATTGGGTTTCCAAACCTGGCAACCCTTTTAAGGACCCCGACAGGGTGCTTCACGTATATGATTGTGACTCCTTGAATGTGGGACTAGATGCAACCTCATATTATGGTTTTCTGAGCTTGCCCTTGAGATAACATTTAACTTTTAAGATACCAGTCTAAGAATGTCATCTTCATGTGgagcaacttttttttaatactaataGGTGTCTTCTTTCGACAATCCTTTTTCTTAGAAGAATCTTTTAGAATAAGCTATCTACAAGGACCAGTGATCAGATGTAATCTGCATGGAAAGTTGGCAGCAAGTGTTTAGTTTTTcctacagcacctccacaggagaaattaagtattacattaGAATTAAGTATTATATTAGTCTGTCTCTCTGTGAGATAGAAAGACTTTATAGTTTCTTACCCATGCTCGATGACTTTATATTTCTTCTTTGTGTCCTGTAGAGAAGGAGAAGCCATGAGGGTCTCTATGAATATCTGCAGCTCCTCATCTTCTGACTCCACCTTGAGCTCCACATGTAGATTGCTGTGTAGATCCGCCTCATATGGATACAGTGTGACCGGTTCCGTGAAGCTCTCGCTCTGGTAGAGTCTCATGGAGACGTTGTAAGAACCTTTACAGATCACATCGGTCACTTTAGGGTTAAAGATCAATCCCAGGGTCTTATTCCCCTCCATGTCACATCTCACTGGGATCTCAATGCGATGAACATCAGTGTCGGGGATAGTGCCGTAGATGGTGTTAGCGTAGAAGGTTCTCTCGTCCTCATACTGCGGGGAAAAACTTACAGTCAAGAGAATGATGAGTGTAGATTTTTTGTGTACCATTTTTCAGAATATTGGAATGGTGACATGCCAAAGCAAATAATGCTGCgtattacagtaactgcaaagtggatgagactccggctaatcccatccacagattgcagaaaaaatccactgcagaaattctgtgatttcaaagacagagaatgtcagcatgtcaataatagctGAGGAAATGCAGAAGGCAATTACACCTACCTACCAAGAGGAGCAACATGACGTCTTCTCAGCCCCCTGAAATAATAAGATGATAGACCTTACCAGGACACTGGATCCACATCTGTTGTAGGGGATTTTGATGAGATAATGATCCTTCTCCTTTTCTGCTCGGCACAGAGGATCCTCAAGATGAATATCAAGAATGTCTAAGTGAGCCTCAGACAGCAAACTGTATGGTAGGATGTACTCAGCAGAATCCGGGAGGCAGCGGATCGAACATTCAGCTGCTGGTGGGTGCAAGCAAAAATATAGCAAAATTTATTTGATGTTGAATCACCATACAAGTGTATACATACCATAGGGGCAGACCATACAGCTACCAAGTGACCCTTAGACAGAGTAGCCAATACCTGGTTGGTTGTGCCCCCCTTACTACTGATCAGGTCTCCTCTCTACAGCAAAACTCCATTATTGGCAAACCTAGGTGAGACTGGACCATTGGTCTTACCTGCACGGGGTAGATAAATGCTTCTGCACACCGTATGAACGTGAGAAGTGaaaaatttattggtacatatacgccatgaataAGTTTGAAAAGCATAtagaaagcactagatcattgtagtaaacataacgtttcggtcataacAGACCTTCCTCAGATAGGATCTAGAGGTTAGCAGAGTGCGCAGTGGAGTCATGGCGTGACACCATGACTCCACTGCGCACTCTGCTAACCTCTAGATCCTATCTGAGGAAGGTCTgttatgaccgaaacgttatgtttaCTACAATGATTTAGTGCTTTCTATATGCTTTTCAAACTtattcatggcgtatatgtaccagTAAATTTTTCACTTCTCACGttcatacggtgtgcagcagcatttatctatactgTACTTGAGTCGCAGGACTCTTTGTCTGCTAGCACTCATACTCCTTGTCTACAAGTGTGCGGTTCCATTGTTCTCTATATATTACCTGCACGGGGTAACTCCTGTCCCACTGAATATCCATAAGAAGCATAGTTTTCTGTTCCAGAAACATAGAATGTGAATGTGGACGTCTCGTGGTAGATCTCATGCTGCCCCTCTGCAGGTGGTAACTCCTGCCCCATTGAATAACCATAAGATACACGTTCTTCTGTTCCAAAAACATAGAATGTGAATGTGGACGTCTCGTGGTAGATCTCATGCTGCCCCTCAGTTTTACCCAATGTGACTTGCCAACCTCTAAACCCATTAAACTCTTTCATGGTTGTTGCATAAGAACTCAGTGGTTTTCCATCCAGATAGAACCCAACATCTGAAGACGCCTGAGAGACAATGAAGATGAAGTTGTCATAGAAAGAGTGAGTAACAAACTTGTAATATCTTCTCCCGAATAATGATAATGGAACTGACAGAAGAAAAGGATCATATGAATAAGATATAGCACTTGACTTAGATTCTAGGGATAGATAGGAAACCATAATGGGTTTGGAGGAATTAATGAGCATGATATTGTCTACTGTGAGCTCAACATGGACACCTGCCTTAAGATTGTGGTGAGAAGTTCCTTTAGGACTATCAATGCTCACGATGGTGTCTGGACTGGCGGCCATTATATCGATGACATCTTTGGTATGAGTGAGGAATGGAAACACGGCAAAGAATGTTCCCCAATTCTGTACCGGATGGAGCTGTTCCATGAGGGTGTCACATCCAGATCCTCGATAACATACATGACCCGTGAACACGGCCACAGGGGCTGAGGATGAGATTTTTGTTCCTGTGAGGTCAACACTGCCTACAAACTGAATGACTTCTTGTTGCTTTAGAGACAATGATAAGACACGTCCAGTATTGTAGGTTATTCCTTTATATGTGATGGTTCCTGAGACTGTGACAGCCACATGAGCAATGGTCTCAAAGCCATTGGCAATAGCAAATTCTTGGCCTGTCGATAACTTTGGAGTGAAAACATAGTATTCTTCACCCAGGTCTTCTACTGGTAAACAGGCGGTGGCATCAGCGCTGCGAGCAGCTTTATAAAATGCAAAGACAGAAATGGCCACATCGGATGTAATAAGTATAACTTTGGACGTGATGTCGCTCTCAGTGATCATATATGTATAGTCCAGGGTCACCAGGCTACTACTGTCCTTGTCAACATGAACCATCTTGTTAAAGTATGGCCGAGACACCGTCACCGAGACTGTAGCCGCTTCATCACTGGTGACAAGATACAACCGGAGTGTTGTGGCAGAGGTTACTCTGAAGTTCTTCATGAAAACCATCACAAATCTTCTCTGTACCTGtcctgtaaataaaataaaaactgtaaagaatctatctatctcctatctatctatctatctatctatctacactcaccggccactttattaggtacacctgtccaactgctcgttaacacttaatttctaatcagccaatcacatggcggcaactcagtacatttcggcatgtagacatggtcaagacaatctcctgcagttcaaaccgagcatcagtatgggtaagaaaggtgatttgagtgcctttgaacgt contains:
- the LOC142218437 gene encoding CUB and zona pellucida-like domain-containing protein 1, yielding MTPLRTLLTSRSYLRKDPLCRAEKEKDHYLIKIPYNRCGSSVLYEDERTFYANTIYGTIPDTDVHRIEIPVRCDMEGNKTLGLIFNPKVTDVICKGSYNVSMRLYQSESFTEPVTLYPYEADLHSNLHVELKVESEDEELQIFIETLMASPSLQDTKKKYKVIEHGCRKDSTLQVLPTLDQRRQLLSFHAFKFDHFHEVYLTGNVIICHNGTSPNRCTKGCITTRQRRDVRSLKDEEVVGSDILSLGPIVLQSGEKSEADGFNVPLSIFSTTICVIGILAAGLVAQRYYYNRRQNLHTKNASN